Proteins from a single region of Chryseobacterium sp. T16E-39:
- a CDS encoding bacteriocin-like protein, which produces MKNLKLISRQSLKTIKGGLKQCGEDLPPCGTGWCCAKNSCRPLSHPFCQE; this is translated from the coding sequence ATGAAAAACTTAAAATTAATTTCAAGACAAAGTTTAAAAACCATTAAGGGAGGACTTAAGCAATGCGGTGAAGACTTACCACCATGCGGAACAGGCTGGTGCTGTGCCAAAAACAGCTGCCGACCTCTAAGCCATCCTTTTTGTCAAGAATAA
- a CDS encoding ATP-dependent helicase: MDYLKGLNESQYEAVTTLQGPLMVLAGAGSGKTRVLTMRIAHLITNGIDPFNILSLTFTNKAAKEMKERIAKVVGPGNARSLWMGTFHSVFARILRSEAHYLGYPSNFTIYDQQDALNVIRKVLKDMNIDADLYKPKKVQARISNYKNNLITVKAYFNNPELMEADEKANMKFIGKIYEKYVEACFKNGAMDFDDLLLKTNELLTRFPEVLAKYQDRFRYILVDEYQDTNHSQYLIVKALASKFENICVVGDDAQSIYSFRGANIYNILNFKKDYPDAVTVSLEQNYRSTQTIVNAANVVIAKNLQQFKKNVFSENEEGDKIKIYRSLSDADEANFVAGNIWELRNRDQRKYNDFAILYRTNSQTRAFEDALRRKNIPYKVYGGLSFYQRKEVKDLIAYLRLLINENDSEALMRIINYPTRGIGETTQNKLVVFADAQNVSVSKVLDNLPMYSQHLGFNNGVLNKLSDFWSMIKAFKVLLKTETAYSVAMEVAKRSGLIKFLKDDGTPEGISRVENVQELMNSMQGFIEEQMQLEDGDPSLSNFLENIALSADTQAKEEEDDMVSLMTIHLSKGLEFPVVHLVGMEENLFPSFMSSATREDLEEERRLFYVALTRAEKQAFFSYAISRFQWGKITDAEPSRFLSEVDEEYLEFINPAMEKRFINQSGLKSNIFDEHPSEMKSFKRVEKKTIEKSDNSKPIAEPRKLKPVSTAKIINPSGASSQDIEIGDKVRHDRFGIGEVTFLDGTDPQNIKAKVIFMHEGEKNLILKYAKLTKI, translated from the coding sequence ATGGATTACCTGAAAGGATTAAATGAATCACAATACGAAGCCGTTACCACTTTACAAGGACCTTTAATGGTACTTGCAGGAGCTGGTTCGGGAAAAACACGTGTATTGACTATGCGTATCGCCCATTTGATTACAAATGGGATCGATCCTTTCAATATATTATCGCTTACCTTTACCAACAAGGCGGCAAAAGAAATGAAAGAGCGTATTGCAAAAGTGGTAGGACCAGGAAATGCAAGAAGTCTTTGGATGGGAACTTTTCACTCGGTTTTTGCCAGGATTTTAAGAAGCGAGGCTCATTATTTGGGGTATCCTTCCAATTTTACCATCTACGACCAGCAGGATGCTTTGAATGTGATCAGAAAGGTACTGAAAGATATGAATATCGATGCTGATCTTTACAAACCCAAAAAAGTTCAGGCAAGAATTTCCAATTATAAAAATAACCTGATCACGGTAAAAGCCTATTTTAATAATCCGGAATTAATGGAAGCGGATGAAAAGGCAAATATGAAATTTATCGGCAAGATCTATGAGAAATATGTAGAAGCTTGTTTTAAAAACGGAGCGATGGATTTCGATGATTTGTTGTTGAAAACAAATGAACTGCTTACCCGTTTCCCGGAAGTTTTAGCGAAATATCAGGATCGATTCAGATATATTCTGGTAGATGAGTACCAGGATACTAACCATTCACAGTATCTTATTGTAAAAGCACTCGCTTCAAAATTTGAAAATATATGTGTAGTGGGTGATGATGCACAATCAATCTATTCATTCCGTGGTGCCAATATCTACAATATCCTAAATTTTAAAAAGGACTATCCTGATGCGGTAACGGTTTCCCTGGAACAGAATTACCGTTCTACACAAACGATTGTAAATGCAGCGAATGTGGTGATTGCTAAAAACCTGCAGCAGTTTAAAAAGAATGTATTCAGTGAAAATGAGGAGGGAGATAAAATAAAAATCTACCGTTCCCTTTCCGATGCTGATGAAGCTAATTTTGTGGCTGGAAATATCTGGGAGCTTCGTAACAGGGATCAGAGGAAATATAATGATTTCGCTATTTTATACAGAACCAACTCTCAGACGCGTGCTTTTGAAGATGCACTGAGACGTAAAAATATTCCTTACAAAGTATATGGTGGTTTATCTTTCTACCAGAGGAAAGAAGTAAAAGATCTGATTGCTTATTTGCGACTATTGATCAACGAAAATGATTCAGAGGCGCTAATGAGGATTATCAATTATCCTACAAGAGGAATTGGAGAAACAACTCAAAATAAACTGGTTGTTTTTGCAGATGCTCAAAATGTGTCTGTTTCAAAAGTATTGGATAATCTTCCGATGTATTCTCAGCACTTGGGATTCAATAATGGAGTTCTTAATAAGCTGAGCGATTTTTGGTCAATGATCAAGGCTTTCAAAGTATTGTTAAAGACTGAAACAGCTTACAGTGTAGCTATGGAAGTGGCTAAACGAAGCGGTTTGATTAAATTCCTGAAAGATGACGGAACACCTGAAGGAATTTCAAGGGTTGAAAACGTTCAGGAATTGATGAACTCGATGCAGGGTTTTATTGAAGAGCAGATGCAGCTGGAAGATGGAGATCCAAGCTTATCTAATTTCCTGGAAAATATTGCACTTTCTGCAGATACTCAGGCTAAAGAAGAGGAAGACGATATGGTTTCCCTGATGACCATTCACCTTTCTAAAGGATTGGAATTCCCTGTCGTACACCTTGTAGGGATGGAGGAAAATCTTTTCCCTAGTTTTATGAGTTCTGCAACCAGAGAAGATCTGGAAGAAGAAAGGCGTTTGTTTTATGTGGCTTTAACAAGGGCTGAAAAGCAGGCTTTTTTCTCCTATGCCATTTCCCGTTTCCAATGGGGAAAAATTACAGATGCGGAACCTTCAAGATTTTTGAGTGAGGTAGATGAAGAGTATCTGGAATTCATTAATCCGGCTATGGAAAAACGATTCATTAATCAGAGCGGGCTTAAATCCAATATTTTTGATGAGCATCCTTCAGAAATGAAGAGCTTTAAAAGGGTGGAGAAGAAAACAATTGAGAAGAGTGATAATTCAAAGCCTATTGCTGAGCCACGAAAATTG